One genomic segment of Canis lupus familiaris isolate Mischka breed German Shepherd chromosome 22, alternate assembly UU_Cfam_GSD_1.0, whole genome shotgun sequence includes these proteins:
- the LOC100685987 gene encoding 60S ribosomal protein L13a-like: MVVPAALKVVRLKPTRKFAYLGCLAHEVGWKYQAVTATLEEKRKKKAKIHYRKKKQLMRLRKQAEKNVEKKIDKYTEVLKTRGLLV; encoded by the coding sequence ATGGTGGTTCCAGCTGCCCTCAAGGTGGTACGCCTGAAGCCTACACGAAAGTTTGCTTACCTGGGGTGTCTGGCTCATGAGGTTGGCTGGAAGTACCAGGCAGTAACAGCAACcctggaggagaagaggaagaagaaggccaAGATCCATTATCGGAAGAAGAAACAGCTTATGAGGCTACGGAAACAGGCCgaaaagaatgtggagaaaaaaattgacaaatacaCAGAGGTCCTCAAGACCCGTGGACTCCTGGTCTGA